CGATCAGCGGTCATCGAGCCAGCGTAAGGGCCGTACGACGGCGGTGCCCCTGTCCGGAGACGGGAACCGGGTCGTCCAAAGGACCTACGCCGCGGGGCCGGGGGCGGGCGGGGCGGCCCCGCGGCCCGGCAGGCCCGCAGCCCGGCACTCCGGCACTCCGGCACTCCGGCACTCCGGCACCACACAACACGGACCAGCCGTACATCGCCCGCCGTCGGGCAGGCTGTCCTTATGCCGCACTTCCGCACGTACGACGACGCCGAGCTCCGCTACCGCGTGCTCGGCCCGGCCGACTCGCCCCTGCCGCCCCTGGTGTGTCTGGCCGGCGGCCCCGGACGGGATGCCGCGTACCTGGGCGACCTCGGCGGGATGAGCGCACACCGGCAGCTGATCCTTCCGGACAGCCGCGGCACCGGCGCCTCCCCGGCCGCCGCCGACCCGTCCCGTTACGCCTTCCCGCAGCTCGCCGAGGATGTCGAGGCGCTGCGTGCGCACCTGGGCCTGGAGCGGTTCGCCCTGCTCGCGCACGACGCGGGGGCCGCGGTCGCCCAGGCGTACGCGGCGAGGCACCCGCAGCGGCTGACCCGGCTGGTCCTGGTCTGCCCCGGTTCCCGGCTGCAGGGCGAACTCCCGGACGACGCACGGGAGATCTTCGCCGCACGCGAGCACGAGCAGTGGTGGCCGGAGGCCTCGGCGGCGGTGCGGCAACTGGCCGAGACATCCGATATGGACGAGGTGCGGGCCCTGCTGTTCGCCGCCGCGCCGCTCGGCTACGGCCGCTGGGAGGAGCCGCAGCGGGCCCATGCCTCCACGGAGGGCGAGCAGTTGGGGCCGGTACCGCGGGCCGGCTTCTGGCAGGGCGTGGACGAACAACTGCGAGAGGCGCTGGCGTCCGGGCTGAGTGAGGTGAGCTGCCCCGTGCTGGTGGTGACCGGTGACCGCGACGGGGTGACGGGCATGCGCGCCGGCGAGCTGGTGGCCGAGTCGTTCCCCGACGCACGGGTCCGGCCGCTGCACGGGGTGGGCCACTACCCGTGGGTCGACGCCCCGGAGCTGTTCGGGCCGGCCGTGGAGGAGTTCCTGCACGCGGCCTGAGCGGCCACCCCACCGGAGCCCCCTTCATGAACGGCACGTTGCCCCGCGTTGCCCCGTATTGCAGCTTCACGCCACTTCGCTCCGCACTCTTGCCGAACACCCCACCACGCGGCATACAGTCAGGTTCAGCACACCAACCCGGCCGTGTGCCCGAGTGGTTCAGGGGCTCGCCTGCAAAGCGAGTGACGTGGGTTCGAATCCCGCCACGGCCTCTCTTGCCTGCCCAGGAAAAACGAAAGGGCGGCACCTCGGCGAGGTGCCGCCCTTTCGGCTGTCCAGGCACATCAACATCACTCGCCCGGACACGAGGGAGCAGAAATTACGCTCGACACACCGATAGATATTTGATCCCTGGTAGGAACATCGTGCGAGCGTGCTCGCACACAGCTCCGCCACAGGAGACGGTGCCGCCACGGACCCCTGCCCCTCCGGCGATTGCTAGGGGAGAGCGCAGTTGATGAGCTAGTCCGGACAGTGGTGAAGGACACTTGTAGTGGCGCTGGGCTACTCGCGGTCTACTGGTGGACGCATCGGTGAGTGGCCACCGGTGCACTCCACGGCCTCCAAAGGCGGTCTGCGTGTCAGTAGCCGGCCGTAACCTGACCCCCATACAACTTGAGGGGGATCGATGCCGAGGGTGCCCGAGAGCCGTCGTATTGGACGCATGGCGGTGAATGAGCTGCGTGCTCTGCTGGAGCGGCACGGCCACATCGTGCAGGAGATCGATGGTGGTAACGACCACGGCGAGGATCTGCACGTCACCTTCGTCCAGAACGGGCAGCGGACAGAGGATTCCGTAGCCGTGCAAGTGAAGGGCGGGGTTTCGACCCGGACCAGACGCGGGCACCGCGTCCCAGTCGGCGATCACGGAGACAACTGGCGCGATGGCACCCTGCCCGTGCTGTGCGTAGTCCACGATGCCGAGAGGGGCGGCCTCTTCTGGGCCAATGCGACCCGTCAACTTCGTCGAGCCAGGGCGCTACGCAAAACGGCGAAGTCCATCGTCGTGTCCCGGGAGTCAGTACTGAACGACGCGAGCCTCAGCACGTTCGTGCAAGGCATGCGGCACTACCTGGCTCGGGAACGCGAGGGAGTCGGAAGGTGGGCAGACATGGCCGATGTCGAATTCGCCCCGGACGACATCGTCAAACCCTTCGAGAACGAGGTCTATGAACCCATGGTGTTCTGGCAGCGCCGCGGCCAGCCTTACGCGGTCCTGCTCCACCACGATCTTGACTGGGAGCCAGTGCCCATCCAGGAGGAGATGCTCCGCTTTTGGCCGATCCCGTCAGTCGGCCAAGTCATCCTCGACATCGCGGAAGCACACTGGCTGATGGGCTGCTTCAAATCCACGGAGTGGTGGCGGCGGCCGATCGAGCAGCCCGACTCCGCCTGACCATCACACGGCAACGCCTCCGCCTGTGAGCACCACCCGCAGTGAGGCATCGCCGTCTCAGTTTCCGTCTCGTTCATCGCCGTACGCGGGCGTCCGAAGCATGGCCACACCGACGGTCTGACGCCTCTCGCGCTCCTTGCCCCCAAGCCCCTGCCTCTCCGGCTCGGAGCATGCTCAGTCGATGCAGAACTCGTTGCCCTCGATGTCCAGCATCGGGATGCACGAATCCTCGCCGTCATACAGCGTTTGCACGTGTACCGCGCCGAGCGGGATCAGTCGTGCGCATTCGGCCTCGAGTGCGGCGAGGCGTTCTTCACCCACGAGTCCGGTGCCGACCCGCACGTCGAGATGCAGCCGGTTCTTGGCGGCCTTTCCTTCAGGGACCCGCTGGAAGTACAGTCGCGGGCCCACTCCTGAGGGATCACTGCAGGCGAACCAGGAATCCCTCTGCTCGGGTGGCTGCGAGCGCCGGAAATCGTCCCACGTGGCAAACCCCTCCGGGGGCGGCGGTACGACGTAGCCCAACACCTCGCACCAGAAACGAGCGAGGCGCTCAGGTTCTGCGCAGTCAAAGGTGACTTGGAACTTCTTGGTCGCGGGCATCGGCGCAACATACCAGGGGGACGCCGCCTCTCACCGGTGATTCCCAGGGTCCGGTCCTGGCCAACCACCCTCATGCCACAGGGCGGTTACGAGGCCCCTTGGCGCCCTGGGCGTGCCTCCGCGGGCTCGGCCAGGAGCGAGAGCGGGGCCGGCCTCCCCAAGGGGAAGCCGGGGCCGCGGACCCCGCCTCAAGCCCCCTGCTGCTGCACCACCTGGGCCACCGCCGCCTGGGGGCGGATCGGGAGGCGGCCGATGGGGCGGCCGGTGGCGGCGCGGACCGCGGAGGCCACGGCGGCCGGTGCGGTGACGACCGGGACCGCGCTGGCGGGCTTGGCGCCGAAGGGGGCGATCACGTCGCGTTCCTCGACGAGCTTGACGATGCGGATGTCCGGGGCGTCCAGGGCGGTCGGCAGCGCGTAGCCGGTCAGGTCGGGGTGGCGGACCTGACCGCGGGTGGTGCGCAGGTTCTCCATCAGGGCGGCACCGAGCCCCTGGGTGACCCCGGCCTCGATACGGGACCGCAGCTGGCGGGGGTTGAGCACCCGGCCCACGTCCTGGGCGACGGTCATCTCCACGACCCGGATGGTGCCGAGCTCGATGTCGACATCGGCGACACAGCGGATCGCACAGAAGGCGAGACCGACGAACGCGTCGCCCTGGCCGTTCTCGTCCAGCGGCTCGGTCGGATGCGGGCGGCACTGGGCGGTGGCCCACAGTTCCTTGCCGTCCAGTGCCTCGGCGACGGTGGTGCTGAGCACCCCGTCGTAGGAGGTGATCTTGCCGTCGTTGATCTGCAGCAGCTCGGTGGACATCCCGAACTTGTGGGCCAGCGGCTGCAGCAGCTGCGTACGGACCATCTTGGCGGCGCGCTCGACGGCGCCGCCGGAGACCCAGGTGTGCCGCCCGTGACAGGCCGCGCCGGCCGGCGGCTGGTCGGTGTCGACGCCGGCGACATGCACCTCGTCGACGCCGAGCGTTTCCTGCACGATCTGCCGCGCCAGGGTGGAGAACCCCGATCCGGTCTCGACCGCGGCGCAGATGACGTGGGCCACCGAGCCGCTGACCTTGACGGTGGCGGTGGAGACCTCGTCGGTGCCCTCGGCGCCGAGCATGTGCACCATGCCCAGCGCGTAGCCGACACCGCGGCGCACCGCGCCCGGTTCGCCCGCCCCCTCGGGACCGCCCGGCAGCAGCCACTCCGCTTCGGGCGCGTCCTTGGGCAGCTCGGGAAGCGGCGCTTCCTTGACGGCGTGCAGGAGTTCGGCGACCGGGGCCGGGCAGGTCACCGTCTGCCCCGTGGGCAGCAGGTCACCGGTGGCCATGACGTTGCGCAGCCGGATCTCGTCGGGCTCCAGCCCCAGCCGGGCGGCCAGCTTGTCCATCTGGCCCTCGTAGGCGGCGCAGACCTGCAGCGCGCCCTCGCCGCGCATATGGCCGGACGGCGGGTTGTTGGTGCGTACCGCCCAGCCGTCGACCACGGCGTGCGGGACGACGTACGGGCCGCAGGAGAAGGAGACCGCGGCGGCCAGCGCGTCGGCGGAGGTGTCCGCGTAGGCACCGGCGTCCATCAGGATCTGGGCCTCCACCTTGACCAGCGTGCCGTCGGCGTCCGCATGGTGGCGGTAGCGCAGCAGCGTGGGGTGGCGGTGGGCGTGCGAGAGGAAGGACTCCTCGCGGGTGGCGGCGAGCTTGACGGGGCAGCCCGTCCGCAGCGCCAGCAGGCCGAGCGGCAGTTGGATGCCGGGGTCCTCGCGGTCGGCGGTGGCGCCGGGCACACCGGTCACCACGACCTTGACCTGGTCCGGTTCCAGACCGAAGGAGGCGGCGGCGAGATCGCGGTCGGTGTGCGGGTCCGTGGAGGCGGTGTAGATCTCCACGCCGCCGTCGGGGCGCGGCACCGCGAGCCCGGCCTCGGCCCCGATGGGCGCCGGGTCCTGGCGGCCGATCCGGTAGAGCCCCTCGACCATCACCTCGCCCACCACATCGGGGTCGCCGAAGCGGAGCGGGATGTGCCGGACGAGGTTGCCGTCCGGGTGCAACGGCTCGGCCTCAAAGGCCAGTTGGGGGTCGGTGACCGCGTCCTGGATCTCGTACTCGACGGCGATGGCGGCGGCGGCCAGGCGCGCCGTGTCGGGGTGCTCGGCGGCCACCGCGGCGATCGGCTCACCGTGGTGGCGGACCTCGTCCTTGGCGAAGACCGGGCGGTCGGCCGTGCCCCGGCCGTGCCCCGCGTCGCCGGGGACGTCCTCGTGCGTGACGACGACGCGCACGCCGGGCATCTCCGCGGCATGCCGGGTGTCGATCGACAGGATGCGTGCCCGCGGGTGCGGCGAGCGCAGCACCGCGGCCCACAGCAGCCCCTCGGCCCACAGGTCGGCGGCGTACGGGAAGGTGCCCTCGGCCTTGGCCGGTGCGTCGGCGGGCGGCAGGGACACGCCCAGGCCGCGCAGCGGCTCCTCGGGGGGGACCGGGACGCCCGCCGCGGGGGTGGTCGCGGTGACGGTGCCCGCGCCGTCGGACGTGCCACTCATGCCGCCACCTCGCTTCGCCCGGCCTCGCACTCGCTCGGCGTGCAGGTCTCGATGTCTGTGCCCCGGCCGCCGGACCGGGGGACCCTCATGCCGCGCTCGTTCATGCGGAGCCTCCCGTGTGCGGATCCTGGTCGTGCGGGGCCTGGCCCATGGGGTCTGCGGGGCCTGCCTGGTGGGGGATGCGGGCGGTGTCCGCCGGCGGCGCCCCGTCCGCGTCGTCGTCCGCCGGGCCGTAGGCGGCCTCCGCCGACTCGGCACGGGCCTTGACGACCTGGTCGACGGCGTCCAGCACCCCCCGGTAGCCCGAGCAGCGGCAGAGGTTGCCGCACAGCGCCTTACGGGTCTCCAGCTCGCTGGGGGCGTGGTTGCCCTCCAGGAGGTCGTGGACGGTCATCGCCATCCCCGGTACGCAGAAGCCGCACTGCACCGCACCGGAGGCGGTCAGCGCGCGCTGCACGTCGGAGGGCTCACCGTTCTCCGCGAGCCCTTCGACCGTACGGACCTCGCTGCCCGCCGTGGTGGCCGCGGGCACCAGGCAGGACGCCACCAGCCGCCCGTCGACCTGGACGGAGCAGGCCCCGCACTCGCCCTGCGAGCAGCCGTCCTTGGCACCGGCCAGGCCCAGCCGCTCGCGCAGCACGTAGAGCAGCGACTCGCCGATCCAGGCGTCGGTGACCGGGCGGTCGATGCCGTTCACCCGCAGGACGTAGGAGGCGGCGGGGTGTTCGTCGAAGGCTTCGGCCTCGGGTGCGCCCGCCACGCCGGCCTCGCCCGCCACCTCGGCGCCGAACGGGCCCTCGGCGTCACCGGCCAAAATCCCGCTCTCGTCATCGCTGCCACTGTCGCTACCGCTACCGGTATCGCCCTCGCTACCGCCATCGGTGGCTTCGGCGGTGCCGCTGCGGTCCTCGCCGGGGTTCTCGGCAGGGATATCGGCAGGGTTATCGGCGGCCTCGGCGTGCTCGTCCGCTCCGGGGGTCTCGTGCGCCCCGGCATGGGCGTCCGCCCCGACGCGTCCGTCCGCCCCGGCGTGGGCGTCCGTCCCGGCGTGGGCGTCCGTCCCGACGTGTCCGTCCGTCCCGGCGTGGGCGTCCGTCCCTGAGCTCTCGCCGCCGTGGCCGGCGCCTCGCGGGTCCGCCAGACCGTCGAGGTCCGTGAGACCGCCGACGTCCGTGCGTCCGGTGTGCTCGCCGTGCTGCGGCACGGCGTCCGCACGTCCGTCGGCACCCGGGGCGGCGGGCGTCACGTGCCCGTCCGCGTCGGTGCTCGCGAACTCGCCGGAATCCTCGGGCTGTTCGTCTGCCGCCGCCGGGACCGTCCAGTCGTCCGCGCCACCGGGCGCGTCCGCCGCCCCGTCGGGCCGGTCCGCCGGCTCCTGGTGCCGCCCCCCGTCGTGCGACGGCTGCGCCGTGTCCCCGGCGGGCGGCCACTGGGCCAGCGCGTCGGCCGGCAGCGACCAGTGCCCGGTCGCCCCGCCTACCGCCCCGTGCGGGACGCCCGCGCCCGTCCCGTACGGGTCGCCGCCCGACGGGCCGGTGCCGCCCGGCCGTTCGGCCGCCGGCTCGGCGCCGCGGCCCGGGAGGCCGTGTTCGTGGGCGTACGGGTCGTCCGCGGCGCCGCCGAAGTGAGCGGGCGCCGCGCCACCGTGTGAGGCGTCGTGCGGCGGCGCGGTGTGCGTTTCGGCCCCGCCGGTGGCGGTCAGCCCGGTGGTGAAGTTCCAGTGCCCGGTACCGGCGGCCTCACCGGCGTCCCCCGGGTTCCCGGCGCCGTCGTACGCACCGGCGCCCGGGTACCCGCCCCCCTGGTAACCGGTGGCGTCACCGGTCCCCGCGGGACCGGGGTGTCCGTGATGACCCGTATGGGCGGGGTGGCCCGGATGACCGGGCTGACCGGAGTGACCGGGCTGGCCGTGGTGTCCCGGATGGCCGTCGGCAGGGGCCGGATGCCCCGTCAGTCCGTCGTCGCCGACCAGGTATTCGCCGGATTCCTCCAGGCCGTCGTCCGCCGCAGCGGGGACCGACCAGGTGCCGGGGTTACCCGCCTCCGGGCTGCCCGCGACGGGCCAGTCCACGGGGTCACCGTGCCACGGCCGGGCCGCCTCGGGGGCGTCGCCGTGGTAGCCCTCGGCGGCGCCGTGGTGGGCCGCGTACTCCGCCTGGGCCGGGTACCCGGCGGACGGGTCGGCGTAGCCGGCCGAGGGGTCCGCGAAGGGCATCGTCCACTGGCCGGTGGCCGACGGATCGGTGCCCGCGGCCGGCGGCGTGGGCTCGTGCGGGGTGAAGGAGGCCGGCGGGGTGTAGCCGTGACCGGGTGCGGCGAGCGGTTCGGGGCCCGGGGTGCCGTACCGGGGCGATCCGCCGCCGTAGACCCCGCTGGTGAAGCCCTCCGGGAGCTGTACGAAAGCCGTCGCCTCCGACTCGTACTCGCCGCCCTGCGGCAGCGGCTGCCAGCCGTGTTCGGGGTGCGGCTGGTACGGATGGCGGTTGTCGGCGTCGCTCATGCCGAGCCCTCACTTCGCTCGGCCCCGCCTTCGCGAGGCGCGCACCTTTCGATGATGATCTCCCGGTCTCCGGCCGGGGGGACCGCCACGCTGCGCTCGCTCATGAGAGCGCCCTCCCCAGTGCGCGGCGGGCCAGGGCTGCCACCGTACGGCGCAGATGGAGTGCGGCCGGCGGCAGGGCGGCCGGCTGTGAACCGTCCTCGGGCGGCGCCGGGTCCGGGATGCAGGCGGCGGCGACATAGTCACCGAAGGCCGTCAGCGCCTCGGGCACCAGGCCGCGTTCGCCGTCCCAGTCGATGAGCGAGGCCACCCACTGCTCGGCCTCCAGGGGGCGCAGCGGCATCGCGGCGACCGCGCCCACCGCGCAGCGCACCCCGCGCCGGGCCGGGTCCAGGACGAGCGAGACCGAGGCGGTGGCCCGGCCGGGGCCGGTGCGGCCGGTGGCCTTGAGGAAGGTCTGCGGGGCGTGCAGCAGCGGCACCCGCACGAAGCCGACGAGCTCGCCGGGGCCCAGCATCTCCCGGCCGGCCAGGAGGTGGCTGACCGGGATCTCGCGGCGGCTGCCCCCGGGCCCGGCGATGATCACCGTGGCTTCGAGGGCGGCGAGCACCGGGAGGGTGTCGCCCGTGGGCGCGGAGGTCACGATGTTGCCGCCGAGGGTGCCGGCGTTGCGGACCTGCGGCGGGCCGGCCGCGCGGGCGGCGGCGGCGAGGCCCGGGATCAGGGCGGCGAAGTCGGGGCGTCCCATACGGGCGAGGGTGAGGCCGGCACCGAGCAGCGCATGGCCGTCCAGGTACTGCCAGCCGCGCATCTCGCTGATCCGGCCGAGGCCCACCAGGGCTGCGGGTCTGAGGAGTCCGGCGTTGACCGCCGCCATGAGGTCGGTGCCGCCCGCGACGGGCACGGCGGCAGGCATGGCCGTCAGCGCCGCCACCGCCTCGTCGAGCGAGGCCGGCAACGTCACCGTGTGCGACGCGTGCGGTGCGTGCGTGGTCAAGCCAGCTGCCCCTTCCCCGGTGTCCCGGCAGTTCCGCTCCGCCGTACGGTACGTGCTCACGGCCCGGACGTGGCAACTCTGGCACATCTTCCCGGGCCCCCGGCGCGAGGGTCCGCGAACCGGCGATCCGTCCCCGAACAAGGTGCTGGTCCGGTT
This portion of the Streptomyces sp. 2114.4 genome encodes:
- a CDS encoding VOC family protein gives rise to the protein MPATKKFQVTFDCAEPERLARFWCEVLGYVVPPPPEGFATWDDFRRSQPPEQRDSWFACSDPSGVGPRLYFQRVPEGKAAKNRLHLDVRVGTGLVGEERLAALEAECARLIPLGAVHVQTLYDGEDSCIPMLDIEGNEFCID
- a CDS encoding DUF4365 domain-containing protein — encoded protein: MAVNELRALLERHGHIVQEIDGGNDHGEDLHVTFVQNGQRTEDSVAVQVKGGVSTRTRRGHRVPVGDHGDNWRDGTLPVLCVVHDAERGGLFWANATRQLRRARALRKTAKSIVVSRESVLNDASLSTFVQGMRHYLAREREGVGRWADMADVEFAPDDIVKPFENEVYEPMVFWQRRGQPYAVLLHHDLDWEPVPIQEEMLRFWPIPSVGQVILDIAEAHWLMGCFKSTEWWRRPIEQPDSA
- a CDS encoding xanthine dehydrogenase family protein subunit M; this encodes MTTHAPHASHTVTLPASLDEAVAALTAMPAAVPVAGGTDLMAAVNAGLLRPAALVGLGRISEMRGWQYLDGHALLGAGLTLARMGRPDFAALIPGLAAAARAAGPPQVRNAGTLGGNIVTSAPTGDTLPVLAALEATVIIAGPGGSRREIPVSHLLAGREMLGPGELVGFVRVPLLHAPQTFLKATGRTGPGRATASVSLVLDPARRGVRCAVGAVAAMPLRPLEAEQWVASLIDWDGERGLVPEALTAFGDYVAAACIPDPAPPEDGSQPAALPPAALHLRRTVAALARRALGRALS
- a CDS encoding alpha/beta fold hydrolase; the encoded protein is MPHFRTYDDAELRYRVLGPADSPLPPLVCLAGGPGRDAAYLGDLGGMSAHRQLILPDSRGTGASPAAADPSRYAFPQLAEDVEALRAHLGLERFALLAHDAGAAVAQAYAARHPQRLTRLVLVCPGSRLQGELPDDAREIFAAREHEQWWPEASAAVRQLAETSDMDEVRALLFAAAPLGYGRWEEPQRAHASTEGEQLGPVPRAGFWQGVDEQLREALASGLSEVSCPVLVVTGDRDGVTGMRAGELVAESFPDARVRPLHGVGHYPWVDAPELFGPAVEEFLHAA
- a CDS encoding 2Fe-2S iron-sulfur cluster-binding protein, whose protein sequence is MSDADNRHPYQPHPEHGWQPLPQGGEYESEATAFVQLPEGFTSGVYGGGSPRYGTPGPEPLAAPGHGYTPPASFTPHEPTPPAAGTDPSATGQWTMPFADPSAGYADPSAGYPAQAEYAAHHGAAEGYHGDAPEAARPWHGDPVDWPVAGSPEAGNPGTWSVPAAADDGLEESGEYLVGDDGLTGHPAPADGHPGHHGQPGHSGQPGHPGHPAHTGHHGHPGPAGTGDATGYQGGGYPGAGAYDGAGNPGDAGEAAGTGHWNFTTGLTATGGAETHTAPPHDASHGGAAPAHFGGAADDPYAHEHGLPGRGAEPAAERPGGTGPSGGDPYGTGAGVPHGAVGGATGHWSLPADALAQWPPAGDTAQPSHDGGRHQEPADRPDGAADAPGGADDWTVPAAADEQPEDSGEFASTDADGHVTPAAPGADGRADAVPQHGEHTGRTDVGGLTDLDGLADPRGAGHGGESSGTDAHAGTDGHVGTDAHAGTDAHAGADGRVGADAHAGAHETPGADEHAEAADNPADIPAENPGEDRSGTAEATDGGSEGDTGSGSDSGSDDESGILAGDAEGPFGAEVAGEAGVAGAPEAEAFDEHPAASYVLRVNGIDRPVTDAWIGESLLYVLRERLGLAGAKDGCSQGECGACSVQVDGRLVASCLVPAATTAGSEVRTVEGLAENGEPSDVQRALTASGAVQCGFCVPGMAMTVHDLLEGNHAPSELETRKALCGNLCRCSGYRGVLDAVDQVVKARAESAEAAYGPADDDADGAPPADTARIPHQAGPADPMGQAPHDQDPHTGGSA
- a CDS encoding xanthine dehydrogenase family protein molybdopterin-binding subunit; translation: MSGTSDGAGTVTATTPAAGVPVPPEEPLRGLGVSLPPADAPAKAEGTFPYAADLWAEGLLWAAVLRSPHPRARILSIDTRHAAEMPGVRVVVTHEDVPGDAGHGRGTADRPVFAKDEVRHHGEPIAAVAAEHPDTARLAAAAIAVEYEIQDAVTDPQLAFEAEPLHPDGNLVRHIPLRFGDPDVVGEVMVEGLYRIGRQDPAPIGAEAGLAVPRPDGGVEIYTASTDPHTDRDLAAASFGLEPDQVKVVVTGVPGATADREDPGIQLPLGLLALRTGCPVKLAATREESFLSHAHRHPTLLRYRHHADADGTLVKVEAQILMDAGAYADTSADALAAAVSFSCGPYVVPHAVVDGWAVRTNNPPSGHMRGEGALQVCAAYEGQMDKLAARLGLEPDEIRLRNVMATGDLLPTGQTVTCPAPVAELLHAVKEAPLPELPKDAPEAEWLLPGGPEGAGEPGAVRRGVGYALGMVHMLGAEGTDEVSTATVKVSGSVAHVICAAVETGSGFSTLARQIVQETLGVDEVHVAGVDTDQPPAGAACHGRHTWVSGGAVERAAKMVRTQLLQPLAHKFGMSTELLQINDGKITSYDGVLSTTVAEALDGKELWATAQCRPHPTEPLDENGQGDAFVGLAFCAIRCVADVDIELGTIRVVEMTVAQDVGRVLNPRQLRSRIEAGVTQGLGAALMENLRTTRGQVRHPDLTGYALPTALDAPDIRIVKLVEERDVIAPFGAKPASAVPVVTAPAAVASAVRAATGRPIGRLPIRPQAAVAQVVQQQGA